In Torulaspora globosa chromosome 1, complete sequence, a genomic segment contains:
- the RMT2 gene encoding protein-arginine N5-methyltransferase (ancestral locus Anc_5.589) produces the protein MSQLHHLLTFPSRPVTGDYVTSVRKLLASGIPATYTLEQVAAFEKNGTDEMSESASNTTPLHILARSLPLDLSEDETSVVLSLMDTLFEYGAGWNFIDYEDKTVGDLLVERGQKKTGALYQRVVDAGVSAELLLRKLNGGEIEFLEDPQHAEEQQQQEADSTADNQQVYLSTKLEYNENALVTRENRDGVMMDWETHIMELAANTICRKDAAELTVLNIGFGMGIIDNFIASHSPHKHYICEAHPDVLAKMRADGWYDRPNVVVLEGRWQDSLNALLDQGSLFFDGIYYDTFSEHYQDMLDLYDVVVGLLKPDGVFSFFNGLGADRPLCYDVYNKIVSLDLQDYGLQCQYTTISVPTDQQWHAVKRSYFNCDYYYHPQIRFR, from the coding sequence ATGTCTCAATTGCACCATCTATTGACGTTTCCGAGTAGGCCAGTCACTGGAGACTATGTTACGAGCGTGCGGAAGCTGCTGGCAAGCGGCATACCGGCCACTTACACGCTAGAGCAGGTCGCTGCTTTCGAGAAGAACGGCACAGATGAGATGAGCGAATCGGCCTCCAACACGACCCCGTTGCACATCCTGGCGAGGTCGCTGCCGCTCGACCTCTCAGAAGACGAGACCAGCGTCGTGCTGTCGCTGATGGACACTCTATTCGAGTACGGTGCCGGCTGGAACTTTATCGACTACGAGGACAAGACCGTTGGGGATCTTCTAGTGGAGAGAGGCCAGAAGAAGACCGGGGCTCTGTACCAGAGAGTGGTAGACGCAGGAGTAAGCGCGGAGCTTCTGCTGAGGAAGCTCAATGGCGGAGAGATCGAGTTCCTCGAAGACCCGCAACACGCagaggagcagcagcaacaggaAGCCGACAGCACCGCCGACAACCAACAGGTCTACCTCAGCACCAAGCTGGAGTACAATGAGAACGCGCTGGTCACCAGGGAAAACAGAGACGGCGTCATGATGGACTGGGAAACACACATCATGGAGCTCGCCGCCAACACAATCTGCCGCAAAGACGCCGCCGAGCTGACCGTGCTGAACATCGGCTTCGGCATGGGCATCATAGACAACTTCATAGCCTCCCACTCCCCGCACAAACACTACATCTGCGAGGCGCACCCCGACGTGCTCGCAAAGATGCGAGCCGACGGCTGGTACGACCGTCCCAACGTCGTCGTCCTCGAGGGCAGATGGCAGGACTCCCTAAACGCCCTCCTCGACCAGGGCtcgctcttcttcgacggAATATACTACGACACCTTCAGCGAACACTACCAAGACATGCTCGACCTCTACGACGTGGTCGTCGGTCTCCTGAAGCCAGATGGCgtcttctccttcttcaatggccTCGGCGCCGATAGACCCCTCTGCTACGACGTCTACAACAAGATAGTGTCGCTCGACCTCCAAGACTACGGGCTACAGTGCCAGTATACGACCATCTCCGTTCCGACCGACCAGCAGTGGCACGCGGTCAAGCGGTCCTACTTCAACTGCGACTACTACTACCATCCTCAGATCCGGTTCCGCTAG
- the SOD2 gene encoding superoxide dismutase SOD2 (ancestral locus Anc_5.590) yields the protein MFAKNCVGTVRRAGLGASFMARRTKVTLPELDWDFNALEPHISGKINELHYSKHHQTYVNGFNTAVEQLEDLSSQLAKEPSPSVARKILGVQQNLKFHGGGYTNHCLFWKNLAPESQGGGEPPKGALAEQIESQFGSLDNLIKLTNTKLAGIQGSGWAFLVKDLDNGGKLEVVQRYNQDTVTGSLIPVLAIDAWEHAYYLQYENRKAEYFGAIWNVVNWKEAARRFETCEIK from the coding sequence AtgtttgccaagaattGCGTCGGTACAGTGCGTAGGGCCGGTTTGGGGGCTTCCTTTATGGCGAGAAGAACCAAGGTGACGTTGCCCGAGCTGGACTGGGATTTCAACGCCTTGGAGCCCCACATCTCTGGTAAGATCAACGAATTGCATTACAGCAAGCACCACCAGACGTACGTGAACGGGTTTAACACCGCGGTGGAGCAGTTGGAGGACCTGTCGTCGCAATTGGCCAAGGAACCGTCGCCTTCGGTCGCCAGGAAGATCTTAGGCGTGCAgcaaaatttgaagttCCACGGCGGTGGTTACACGAACCACTGTTTGTTCTGGAAGAACCTGGCTCCCGAGTCGCAGGGCGGCGGTGAGCCACCGAAGGGCGCGTTGGCCGAACAGATCGAGAGCCAGTTCGGCAGCTTGGAcaacttgatcaagttgaCCAACACGAAGTTGGCCGGAATCCAGGGCTCCGGATGGGCGTTCCTGGTCAAGGACTTGGACAACGGCGGCAAGCTGGAGGTGGTTCAGAGGTACAACCAGGACACCGTTACTGGTTCGCTGATCCCAGTGCTAGCCATCGACGCCTGGGAACACGCTTACTACCTACAGTACGAAAACAGAAAGGCAGAGTATTTCGGCGCGATCTGGAACGTCGTCAACTGGAAGGAGGCTGCTCGCAGATTCGAGACCTGCGAGATCAAATAA
- the PKH3 gene encoding protein kinase PKH3 (ancestral locus Anc_5.591): MCSLPTCKRSPQDFVFKQELGRGSYSTVFKAIDRSDAGRVYAIKVCSKQHIIKEGKVKYVTIEKNTLSLLKRARHPGIVKLHSTFHDEKNLYFVLEYAAGGELLSLLHRMGTFSEAWARHFICQLIDAVEFIHSQGVIHRDLKPENLLLSSEGRLMITDFGTATTAGGSECSSFVGTAEYVCPELLLQNRCDFSSDVWALGCMIYQFVQGKPPFRGDNELQTFEKTVALDYPWNHPSTTPKTVNPLIVRLTRRILVVDPASRPSLPEIKLDKWLETVDWDNKELLWRGIWQIQQPVSRPNRQMVLCNRQLHVIDTPLRNIPVTKQKKKKPAKISNTTSSIVEWRKRLGISVSDSLVQPEITPPSQPVAASRASSPAFGKPTPSLPRVNTRNANGTTKGKISTPPSSASPIDMPDNSIGDEILAQDSLVLKKGCVNIFEIPYRLDGPDMSLKTYSKVDNELITQLVLRHELELKSRAPSFLTLFKDGTLSYRSDSSSKHIINIGDPNLSMYDFDFNEKERTGFLILEKYKVKIWFISIPDRPASMAPGTSKNSDEEWVACFFRARQLMEEQKALNDKFREVSIGKKAGQTQPSRPSGSERPAKPRVARSPRVASSPAFGSSASTQRKASVTRSPITSPTLGHSPTMKKYAAPQNMVISSSRYEVLNSLRVSTAKDDASSGASAAFKSLQKKSFE, from the coding sequence ATGTGCTCGCTACCGACTTGCAAACGGTCACCGCAGGATTTTGTGTTTAAGCAGGAGCTGGGCCGTGGTTCTTACTCAACGGTGTTCAAGGCGATCGATAGGAGCGATGCGGGACGGGTATACGCTATCAAGGTTTGCTCGAAGCAGCATATCATCAAGGAGGGCAAAGTGAAGTATGTGACGATCGAGAAGAACACGCTGAGTTTGCTCAAGAGAGCTAGACATCCCGGCATAGTGAAATTGCATTCTACATTCCATGACGAGAAGAATCTTTACTTCGTGCTGGAGTATGCGGCTGGCGGCGAACTGCTGTCGCTGTTGCATAGGATGGGGACGTTTAGCGAGGCTTGGGCTCGACATTTCATCTGTCAATTGATCGACGCGGTGGAGTTTATTCATTCGCAGGGAGTGATCCACCGAGACTTGAAGCCGGAGAACCTGCTGCTGAGCAGCGAGGGAAGATTGATGATAACGGATTTTGGCACTGCTACGACGGCAGGCGGTTCGGAGTGCTCTTCGTTTGTCGGGACCGCCGAATACGTGTGCCcggagctgctgctgcagaacCGGTGCGATTTCTCGTCAGATGTCTGGGCATTGGGCTGTATGATTTATCAATTTGTACAGGGGAAGCCGCCCTTCAGGGGCGACAATGAGCTACAGACGTTTGAAAAAACGGTGGCCTTGGATTATCCGTGGAACCACCCCAGTACAACCCCCAAGACTGTCAATCCGTTGATTGTAAGGCTCACTAGGCGGATACTTGTGGTAGACCCAGCGTCGCGACCTAGTCTGCCGGAGATAAAGCTGGACAAATGGCTTGAGACGGTCGATTGGGACAACAAGGAGCTGCTTTGGAGGGGCATATGGCAAATTCAACAGCCTGTCTCAAGGCCCAACCGCCAGATGGTGCTCTGCAACAGACAGTTGCATGTTATCGACACTCCACTGCGAAATATACCTGTCAcgaagcaaaagaagaaaaagccaGCAAAGATTTCCAACACAACAAGCAGCATTGTGGAATGGAGGAAGAGGCTAGGAATTTCAGTGAGCGACTCCCTGGTGCAGCCAGAAATTACCCCACCGTCACAACCAGTTGCAGCTAGCCGGGCTTCATCACCAGCATTTGGAAAACCAACGCCGTCGCTGCCGCGGGTTAATACTCGTAATGCTAACGGTACAACTAAAGGTAAAATTTCCACGCCTCCCAGCAGTGCATCGCCGATAGATATGCCAGATAATAGCATCGGCGATGAGATTTTGGCACAAGATTCTTTAGTCTTGAAAAAAGGATGCGTGAACATCTTCGAAATTCCGTACCGATTGGATGGACCGGACATGTCACTTAAAACCTATAGCAAGGTAGATAATGAACTGATTACACAGCTGGTTCTGCGACACGAATTGGAGCTAAAATCTCGAGCTCCAAGCTTCTTAAcccttttcaaagatggcaCCCTATCCTACAGATCAGATAGCAGCTCAAAGCATATAATCAACATTGGTGATCCCAACTTATCGATGTACGATTTCGATTTCAACGAAAAGGAGCGTACAGGCTTCTTAATCCTAGAGAAATATAAAGTCAAAATATGGTTTATTTCGATTCCAGATCGACCTGCCTCTATGGCCCCAGGCACTAGTAAAAATAGCGACGAAGAGTGGGTTGCATGTTTCTTCCGAGCAAGGCAATTGATGGAAGAACAAAAGGCACTGAATGACAAGTTCAGGGAAGTTAGCATAGGCAAGAAAGCCGGCCAAACACAACCATCGCGTCCCTCAGGTTCTGAGAGGCCCGCCAAGCCGAGAGTTGCTCGTTCGCCAAGAGTGGCCTCTTCACCAGCGTTTggttcttcagcttcaaccCAAAGGAAAGCAAGTGTGACACGATCTCCAATAACTTCACCAACCCTTGGCCATTCTCcaacgatgaagaaatacgCTGCACCGCAAAACATGGTCATAAGTAGTAGTCGATATGAAGTGCTAAACTCGCTAAGGGTCAGCACCGCCAAGGACGACGCCAGTAGCGGTGCAAGCGCAGCATTTAAAAGTTTACAAAAGAAGTCATTTGAGTAG
- the TDA3 gene encoding Tda3p (ancestral locus Anc_5.592) has protein sequence MSTDFIDKLTFLSHPSGKGQEKHHIVIVGAGIIGVCTAYYLTKHPDFHPSTHHITILESKRVAGGASGKAGGLLASWAFPQQIVPLSFRLHQELSDEYDGENVWDYRRLTTVSLEADLEHLNGSNDDSGSSSCSSSCSSSCSSSSSSSQKAYDLAVPTPRKKSGATSGESNGLSDYDAEAEGDDEGDGRSSSFFHSDTNLKSLNMGSNSNDKTLKNETNDRANDGIAAKQLIGEHMIGNPVLTADYMGSVNPFDDGAEEGSGPAVPLPGDLTWIKKHLVKDWSSLGGTDSTAQVHPYKFTHFLLSKAVESGAVDLILGKVNQIHFNDEGACCGISYVPTIEGDFPSNAGHEKTVKITDAQQVVLAMGPWTSKILPDCPISGLRAHSITIKPSTGTVSPYAIFTELKIDNNKYFSPEMYARKDEVYVCGEGDTLVDLPETSDAVEVVREKCDELYHYVSKLSKNLSNGHILKRQACYLPVLNVPTSSGPLVGETNVDGLYVASGHSCWGINNAPATGKIMAELLLEGEAKSADISALNPGLYFDASIVD, from the coding sequence ATGTCTACTGATTTCATAGATAAGTTGACGTTCCTATCGCATCCCTCTGGCAAGGGCCAGGAGAAACACCACATTGTCATCGTTGGGGCAGGGATCATAGGGGTGTGTACGGCGTACTATCTTACAAAGCATCCTGATTTTCATCCTTCGACGCATCATATAACAATCCTGGAGTCGAAAAGAGTCGCGGGCGGTGCCTCCGGGAAGGCTGGTGGGTTGCTTGCCTCCTGGGCGTTTCCACAGCAGATCGTTCCGTTGAGTTTCCGCTTGCATCAGGAGCTGAGTGACGAGTACGATGGCGAGAACGTGTGGGATTACAGGAGGCTGACCACTGTTTCGTTGGAGGCAGACTTGGAGCATTTGAACGGATCGAACGACGATAGCggttcttcttcctgctcGTCGTCTTGCTCTTCGTCGTGCTCGTCGAGCTCCTCCAGCTCGCAGAAGGCGTATGACCTGGCAGTGCCAACACCcaggaagaagagtggTGCCACTTCAGGTGAAAGTAATGGCTTAAGCGATTACGATGCAGAGGCAGAGGGGGATGACGAGGGTGATGGGAGGTCGAGTTCTTTCTTCCATAGTGATACAAATCTTAAGAGCTTGAACATGGGCTCCAACAGTAATGACAAGACATTGAAAAACGAAACTAATGACCGTGCAAATGATGGTATTGCCGCAAAACAGCTGATAGGCGAACACATGATTGGGAATCCAGTGTTGACTGCTGACTACATGGGCAGTGTAAACCCCTTCGATGACGGCGCGGAAGAAGGGTCAGGTCCTGCTGTGCCGCTTCCGGGAGATTTAACCTGGATTAAAAAGCATTTGGTTAAGGACTGGTCCTCGCTAGGTGGGACCGATTCCACTGCCCAAGTTCACCCCTATAAGTTCACTCACTTCTTACTATCCAAGGCGGTAGAATCCGGTGCAGTCGATTTGATACTGGGGAAAGTCAATCAGATTCATTTCAATGACGAAGGCGCTTGCTGTGGCATTTCATATGTGCCAACGATTGAAGGCGACTTTCCCTCGAACGCAGGTCATGAGAAGACGGTAAAGATTACTGATGCACAACAAGTTGTCCTAGCGATGGGACCATGGACCTCCAAGATTTTGCCGGATTGTCCCATCTCTGGTTTGAGAGCTCACTCAATCACCATTAAACCAAGCACCGGTACGGTCTCGCCGTACGCGATCTTTACCGAATTAAAAATCGATAACAACAAATATTTCTCACCAGAGATGTATGCCCGGAAAGATGAAGTTTATGTTTGCGGCGAAGGCGACACGTTAGTGGACTTACCAGAGACCTCCGACGCCGTTGAAGTCGTCAGAGAAAAATGTGATGAGCTGTACCATTACGTTTCAAAACTTTCCAAGAATCTATCGAACGGTCACATATTAAAGAGACAAGCCTGTTATTTACCGGTTCTGAACGTTCCAACAAGTTCAGGCCCTCTCGTTGGTGAAACTAATGTCGACGGGTTGTACGTGGCAAGCGGTCATTCTTGTTGGGGTATCAATAATGCCCCTGCTACTGGTAAGATCATGGCTGAGCTCCTACTTGAAGGGGAAGCGAAATCTGCTGACATATCTGCTTTGAATCCCGGTCTCTACTTCGATGCAAGCATTGTTGATTAA